From the genome of Lotus japonicus ecotype B-129 chromosome 6, LjGifu_v1.2, one region includes:
- the LOC130725109 gene encoding protein FAR1-RELATED SEQUENCE 5-like: MDRAGRLAKHVSVAFFSIPGNIFHFSCLDAPLINILVLKIERCSRGSVVLSYESKTRVMRLLRIVIAVRASEKGWNIVTVVLACPGSVGGALPSRPSGLASLAYVAAVGSSTRSWIQEDWKPKVGMVFDSVEEAWKFWVEYGRRVGFGVRKQYVHNNKDGYPTSSRFVCCKEGLRRPDKRDYKTTHPRSETRTNCEARLGLKSMCEKLIVHDFVEEHNHIFHLQETTHMLPCNRKVSEVQCYQIDFADDACLQQRKSFELMSKQVGGRTNLGYTRLDQKNYLRKRRQRSWVDGEAGYILQYFQSKLVENPTFYHAYQLDVEDQVTNVFWVDARMLIDYEYFGDVVSLDSTYCTNNSHRPLAVFSGFNHHRKAIIFGAALLYDETTESYKWLFETFLEAHKQKKPQTVFTDQDQAMGKALVEVLPETFHGLCTHGT, translated from the exons ATGGATCGGGCAGGTAGACTGGCGAAGCATGTTAGTGTGGCCTTTTTCAGCATTCCGGGGAACATCTTTCACTTTAGTTGCTTAGATGCGCCGTTGATCAACATTTTGGTGTTGAAAATAGAAAGGTGTTCACGAGGATCAGTTGTCCTGTCATACGAGTCAAAGACTAGAGTCATGAGGTTGTTGAGGATTGTCATCGCGGTTAGAGCCTCGGAGAAAGGCTGGAACATAGTGACTG TTGTGCTTGCATGTCCTGGTTCTGTTGGTGGAGCTCTTCCATCCCGACCATCTGGGCTTGCATCACTTGCATATGTGGCTGCAGTTGGGTCATCAACGCGTTCATG GATACAAGAAGATTGGAAGCCAAAAGTTGGTATGGTTTTTGACAGTGTTGAGGAGGCTTGGAAGTTTTGGGTCGAATATGGGAGAAGAGTTGGGTTTGGAGTGAGAAAACAATATGTTCACAACAACAAAGATGGTTATCCTACTTCTTCCAGGTTTGTTTGCTGCAAAGAAGGCTTGAGAAGGCCAGACAAACGAGACTATAAAACGACTCATCCAAGATCGGAGACAAGAACAAATTGTGAAGCACGGTTAGGGCTTAAAAGTATGTGTGAAAAATTAATCGTGCATGATTTTGTGGAGGAACATAATCATATTTTTCATCTACAAGAAACAACTCATATGTTGCCATGCAACCGGAAAGTTTCAGAAGTTCAGTGCTATCAAATTGATTTTGCAGATGATGCTTGTCTACAACAAAGAAAGTCATTTGAATTGATGAGCAAACAAGTGGGAGGTAGAACAAATTTGGGGTATACGCGACTTGATCAGAAGAACTATCTTAGAAAAAGAAGGCAAAGGAGTTGGGTAGATGGGGAAGCCGGTTATATATTGCAGTATTTTCAAAGCAAATTGGTTGAAAATCCAACTTTCTACCATGCTTATCAGTTAGATGTTGAAGATCAAGTCACCAATGTATTCTGGGTAGATGCAAGGATGCTTATTGATTATGAGTATTTTGGCGACGTCGTTTCTCTTGATTCCACATACTGCACAAACAACTCGCATAGACCACTAGCAGTGTTCTCAGGATTTAACCACCATCGGAAAGCAATCATCTTTGGGGCCGCATTGTTATATGATGAGACAACTGAGTCATACAAGTGGCTATTTGAGACATTTCTAGAGGCACATAAGCAAAAAAAACCTCAGACAGTTTTTACTGATCAAGACCAAGCAATGGGGAAAGCACTAGTTGAAGTCCTTCCTGAAACTTTCCATGGCCTATGTACCCATGGCACTTGA
- the LOC130725110 gene encoding protein FAR1-RELATED SEQUENCE 5-like translates to MYGYDYGEKFEESWRALLVNYEVQENPWLQRLYSIKEKWASCYMKNAFTLGMRGTQLSESVNADIKFFINVNLDIIKFFKRFEDVVEAKRYNELRCEYEARQKIPRLKNSYSCILQQVSNLYTPAIFDIFQHEYELFEAYLVKSAKRNSSSIDYVIDMVKDLGEWRVSYDLDKKSISCSCRKFETHGILCCHCIRVFILMDVKLVPEQYILKRWTKFARNGIFPSDGVNHTEEDAHRTTTEWYGEICPRLIRIATEACRRPETSIFLRKVVGLLEKQIVEFQNKEVSTSEVDGFLSKVTEITNTKDSSTQAKEISNTKDSSTQAKEITNTKDSSRQAKGFKKKEGKKGSKRMKGQLGKRKKNGDSSSSQSQQVAYNQNVTAAQVQFEVPNTSTITWLNDGYNQQSLGSNDASRQLRINSFTSLLMAEAGEDITTLDNP, encoded by the exons ATGTATGGCTATGACTATGGAGAAAAATTTGAGGAAAGTTGGCGAGCCCTCCTTGTAAACTATGAAGTTCAAGAAAATCCTTGGTTGCAAAGATTGTACAGTATTAAGGAAAAATGGGCATCTTGTTACATGAAGAATGCTTTCACATTGGGGATGAGAGGCACCCAACTTAGTGAAAGTGTGAATGCGGATATCAAATTTTTTATCAATGTGAACTTAGATATTATAAAGTTTTTTAAGCGTTTTGAGGATGTGGTAGAAGCAAAGAGATATAACGAATTGAGGTGTGAATATGAAGCTCGCCAAAAAATTCCAAGGCTCAAGAATTCGTATTCTTGTATTTTGCAACAAGTGTCCAACCTTTATACTCCGGCTATTTTTGATATATTTCAACATGAGTATGAGTTGTTTGAAGCATATTTAGTGAAGAGTGCGAAGAGAAATTCATCATCAATAGATTATGTTATTGACATGGTGAAGGATTTAGGAGAGTGGCGAGTGTCCTATGATTTGGATAAGAAGTCAATTTCTTGTTCTTGTCGTAAGTTTGAGACACATGGCATATTATGTTGTCATTGTATAAGAGTATTTATTCTTATGGATGTGAAATTAGTGCCCGAGCAATATATCTTGAAGAGGTGGACAAAGTTTGCAAGAAATGGTATTTTTCCTAGTGATGGTGTTAATCATACAGAAGAAGATGCTCATCGCACAACAACAGAATGGTATGGGGAGATTTGTCCTCGCCTTATTCGGATAGCCACTGAAGCATGTAGAAGACCAGAAACAAGCATTTTTCTTAGAAAAGTTGTTGGTTTGTTGGAAAAGCAAATAGTGGAGTTCCAAAATAAGGAAGTAAGTACTAGCGAAGTTGATGGGTTCCTTAGTAAAGTTACTGAGATTACAAACACCAAAGATAGTTCAACACAAGCAAAGGAGATTTCAAACACCAAAGATAGTTCAACACAAGCAAAGGAGATTACAAACACCAAAGATAGTTCAAGACAAGCAAAGGGATTCAAGAAAAAAGAAGGTAAAAAAGGTTCAAAGCGCATGAAAGGTCAACTtggtaaaagaaagaaaaatggtGACTCAAGTTCTTCACAAAGTCAACAAGTTGCATATAATCAAAATGTCACGGCAGCTCAAGTGCAATTCGAGGTTCCAAATACAAGTACAATAACATGGCTAAATGATGGATACAATCAACAATCTTTG GGAAGCAATGACGCTTCAAGACAACTTCGAATCAATAGTTTTACAAGTTTATTGATG GCAGAAGCTGGTGAGGATATCACAACTTTAGACAACCCGTAA
- the LOC130722535 gene encoding oil body-associated protein 1A-like, whose protein sequence is MSTNEAQHEVPGKQTKTTGTSILETATAAIQGFAPINKIHQHLCAFHFYSHDMTRQVEAHHYCSHQNEEMRQCLIYDSPNKNARLIGLEYIISENLFLTLPDEEKRMWHSHLYEVKSGILFMPKVPGPIERQDMETVCKTYGKVYHFWQVDKGDALPLGLPQLMMALTRDGQVYDHLVQSCAERMGVDFEKQRKDREYMTGPTHGIHPLANAGGKGLETRLREVELKHDEPPRSATRVFV, encoded by the exons ATGTCGACGAACGAGGCCCAACATGAAGTCCCTGGGAAGCAAACGAAAACCACCGGCACCTCTATTCTTGAGACCGCAACTGCTGCAATCCAAGGCTTCGCTCCCATCAACAAAATCCACCAACATCTTTGCGC gtttcacttttaCTCTCACGACATGACCCGGCAAGTGGAGGCACACCACTACTGCAGCCACCAGAATGAGGAGATGAGGCAGTGCCTCATCTACGACAGCCCGAACAAGAACGCACGCCTCATCGGGCTCGAGTACATCATCTCAGAGAACCTGTTCTTGACCCTGCCGGACGAGGAGAAGCGCATGTGGCACTCTCACTTGTACGAGGTCAAGAGCGGCATCCTCTTCATGCCGAAAGTCCCCGGCCCCATAGAGCGTCAGGACATGGAGACAGTGTGCAAGACTTATGGTAAAGTCTACCATTTCTGGCAAGTCGATAAAGGGGATGCTCTCCCACTCGGGTTGCCTCAACTCATGATGGCTCTCACTAGAGATGGCCAGGTTTATGATCACCTCGTCCAAA GCTGTGCGGAGCGTATGGGGGTGGACTTTGAGAAACAGAGAAAGGACAGGGAATACATGACAGGGCCTACACATGGAATTCACCCTTTGGCAAATGCAGGTGGTAAGGGCCTTGAGACTCGACTCAGGGAGGTGGAACTGAAGCATGATGAACCTCCCAGATCCGCCACAAGGGTCTTCGTTTGA